A region from the Xenopus laevis strain J_2021 chromosome 4S, Xenopus_laevis_v10.1, whole genome shotgun sequence genome encodes:
- the LOC108715413 gene encoding uncharacterized protein LOC108715413 isoform X1: MSSSQRLVLVLGGAGTVGSGIVKCLLQKGFRVAVISRDTSRLDMMKSFVPVSCKENLYTLLGDVGSEEGAQKAAATLLSQVGKVTDVVSSLGFSWWQGGPPHMQSLQELQKVLETLLLSTFTAWKAFFPLVKDDPDATYTFITGGAGERLLMPGTGFLTLGAAGALAFSQVVREEYPEVPCKLNEIKINMGVAKPERLGPGYVSHLEVGEAIATVVEKKRVSHTVLCVKSTTDLKTLILEGKL, translated from the exons ATGTCATCTTCACAAAGGCTTGTTTTGGTTCTTGGAGGAGCTGGCACTGTGGGTTCAGGGATTGTGAAATGTCTTTTGCAGAAAG GCTTTCGAGTGGCTGTTATTTCAAGGGATACATCAAGACTAGATATGATGAAGAGTTTTGTACCAGTTTCTTGCAAAGAGAATCTCTATACTTTGCTTGGAGATGTGG GTTCTGAGGAAGGGGCACAAAAGGCAGCAGCAACTTTGCTCAGTCAAGTAGGAAAGGTAACAGATGTGGTGTCCTCACTCGGGTTTAGCTGGTGGCAGGGGGGCCCTCCACACATGCAGTCATTGCAGGAGCTGCAAAAG GTGCTGGAGACCCTCCTGCTCAGTACATTCACTGCCTGGAAAGCTTTCTTCCCTTTAGTGAAGGATGATCCAGATGCCACCTATACCTTCATTACAG GGGGGGCTGGAGAACGCCTGCTTATGCCAGGAACAGGATTCCTAACTTTGGGTGCAGCAGGAGCCCTGGCCTTTTCCCAGGTTGTCCGTGAGGAATATCCAGAAGTTCCATGTAAACTTAATGAG ATAAAGATCAACATGGGAGTAGCCAAACCTGAACGCCTGGGCCCTGGATATGTCAGTCATCTGGAGGTTGGAGAAGCCATAGCAACGGTAGTAGAGAAAAAGCGAGTGTCGCATACTGTATTATGCGTCAAGTCTACCACAGACCTCAAGACCCTCATCTTGGAAGGGAAGCTGTAG
- the LOC108715413 gene encoding uncharacterized protein LOC108715413 isoform X2, with amino-acid sequence MMKSFVPVSCKENLYTLLGDVGSEEGAQKAAATLLSQVGKVTDVVSSLGFSWWQGGPPHMQSLQELQKVLETLLLSTFTAWKAFFPLVKDDPDATYTFITGGAGERLLMPGTGFLTLGAAGALAFSQVVREEYPEVPCKLNEIKINMGVAKPERLGPGYVSHLEVGEAIATVVEKKRVSHTVLCVKSTTDLKTLILEGKL; translated from the exons ATGATGAAGAGTTTTGTACCAGTTTCTTGCAAAGAGAATCTCTATACTTTGCTTGGAGATGTGG GTTCTGAGGAAGGGGCACAAAAGGCAGCAGCAACTTTGCTCAGTCAAGTAGGAAAGGTAACAGATGTGGTGTCCTCACTCGGGTTTAGCTGGTGGCAGGGGGGCCCTCCACACATGCAGTCATTGCAGGAGCTGCAAAAG GTGCTGGAGACCCTCCTGCTCAGTACATTCACTGCCTGGAAAGCTTTCTTCCCTTTAGTGAAGGATGATCCAGATGCCACCTATACCTTCATTACAG GGGGGGCTGGAGAACGCCTGCTTATGCCAGGAACAGGATTCCTAACTTTGGGTGCAGCAGGAGCCCTGGCCTTTTCCCAGGTTGTCCGTGAGGAATATCCAGAAGTTCCATGTAAACTTAATGAG ATAAAGATCAACATGGGAGTAGCCAAACCTGAACGCCTGGGCCCTGGATATGTCAGTCATCTGGAGGTTGGAGAAGCCATAGCAACGGTAGTAGAGAAAAAGCGAGTGTCGCATACTGTATTATGCGTCAAGTCTACCACAGACCTCAAGACCCTCATCTTGGAAGGGAAGCTGTAG